One part of the Rutidosis leptorrhynchoides isolate AG116_Rl617_1_P2 chromosome 1, CSIRO_AGI_Rlap_v1, whole genome shotgun sequence genome encodes these proteins:
- the LOC139876933 gene encoding polygalacturonase-like isoform X1, with amino-acid sequence MASQRRISFFYFMIVLVLFCISLFTSSYHENVLDYKSGFSGACERYMDTFKDYMFQELDVFDPLALFSTTTFDVDSYGAKGDGKKDDTKAFKNAWKKACSSKTSSIFRVSKNKKYLVSPIKFEGPCKASVTMMISGTILASTKESKYKKDEKHWLRIDEVDNLVIQGGGVIDGNGDFWWNQSCKVDKSLPCKDAPTALTLSKCTSLTLDNLTVQNAQQIHLSFDTCENVVASNIQVTAPEHSPNTDGIHVTHTQKIKISDSIIGTGDDCISIVNGSTNVQATGITCGPGHGISIGSLGEKNTEAHVSDIKVDGATLTGTTNGVRIKTWQGGSGDATKIIFQNINMNNVSNPIIIDQSYCDQDEPCKEQASAVEIKDVTYKNISGTSADKDAIIFKCSKSHPCQGVVLQDINLTTINDDQAKATCNNVQITYIGSVTPQCPKNNVQDSQIFDA; translated from the exons ATGGCATCACAAAGACGTATCTCATTTTTCTATTTTATGATTGTTCTTGTCCTTTTCTGTATATCATTGTTCACTTCTAGTTACCATGAAAATGTTCTTGACTACAAATCCGGATTCTCGGGAGCATGTGAACGTTATATGGATACCTTTAAAGATTATATGTTTCAAGAGCTTGATGTTTTCGATCCTTTAGCTCTATTTTCGACCACTACATTTGATGTCGATTCTTATGGTGCCAAAGGTGATGGAAAAAAAGATGATACAAAG GCATTCAAGAATGCGTGGAAGAAagcatgttcatccaaaacttcatctATTTTTAGGGTGTCTAAGAACAAAAAATACCTTGTATCGCCAATCAAATTTGAAGGCCCGTGCAAAGCTTCGGTCACCATGATG ATATCAGGAACTATTTTAGCATCTACAAAAGAATCGAAGTATAAGAAAGATGAAAAGCATTGGCTTAGAATCGATGAAGTTGACAACTTGGTGATCCAAGGAGGTGGTGTCATCGACGGTAATGGGGACTTTTGGTGGAATCAATCGTGCAAAGTCGATAAGAGCCTT CCATGTAAGGACGCCCCGACG GCTTTAACGCTCTCCAAGTGCACATCTTTGACATTGGATAACCTAACGGTTCAAAATGCCCAACAAATTCATCTATCTTTCGACACTTGTGAAAATGTGGTAGCATCAAATATTCAAGTGACCGCACCAGAACATAGCCCCAACACCGATGGAATCCATGTCACTCACACTCAAAAAATCAAAATATCCGACTCCATTATAGGAACTG GTGACGATTGTATTTCGATTGTGAATGGATCCACAAATGTTCAAGCTACTGGGATAACATGTGGCCCTGGTCATGGAATTAG TATCGGGAGCCTTGGCGAGAAAAACACAGAAGCTCATGTATCAGATATAAAAGTTGATGGAGCTACTCTCACAGGAACAACAAATGGTGTTAGAATCAAAACTTGGCAG GGAGGTTCAGGAGACGCAACCAAAATTATATTTCAAAATATCAACATGAACAATGTCTCGAACCCTATCATTATAGACCAAAGTTATTGTGATCAAGACGAACCGTGCAAAGAACAG GCGTCGGCTGTTGAAATAAAAGACGTGACCTACAAAAATATTAGTGGAACCAGTGCAGATAAAGATGCAATAATATTCAAATGCAGCAAAAGCCATCCCTGCCAAGGAGTTGTTTTGCAAGATATAAATCTTACCACAATCAACGACGATCAAGCGAAAGCCACTTGCAACAACGTTCAGATCACCTATATCGGAAGCGTTACACCTCAATGTCCGAAGAATAATGTTCAAGACTCGCAAATATTTGATGCTTAA
- the LOC139876933 gene encoding polygalacturonase-like isoform X2 produces MASQRRISFFYFMIVLVLFCISLFTSSYHENVLDYKSGFSGACERYMDTFKDYMFQELDVFDPLALFSTTTFDVDSYGAKGDGKKDDTKAFKNAWKKACSSKTSSIFRVSKNKKYLVSPIKFEGPCKASVTMMISGTILASTKESKYKKDEKHWLRIDEVDNLVIQGGGVIDGNGDFWWNQSCKVDKSLALTLSKCTSLTLDNLTVQNAQQIHLSFDTCENVVASNIQVTAPEHSPNTDGIHVTHTQKIKISDSIIGTGDDCISIVNGSTNVQATGITCGPGHGISIGSLGEKNTEAHVSDIKVDGATLTGTTNGVRIKTWQGGSGDATKIIFQNINMNNVSNPIIIDQSYCDQDEPCKEQASAVEIKDVTYKNISGTSADKDAIIFKCSKSHPCQGVVLQDINLTTINDDQAKATCNNVQITYIGSVTPQCPKNNVQDSQIFDA; encoded by the exons ATGGCATCACAAAGACGTATCTCATTTTTCTATTTTATGATTGTTCTTGTCCTTTTCTGTATATCATTGTTCACTTCTAGTTACCATGAAAATGTTCTTGACTACAAATCCGGATTCTCGGGAGCATGTGAACGTTATATGGATACCTTTAAAGATTATATGTTTCAAGAGCTTGATGTTTTCGATCCTTTAGCTCTATTTTCGACCACTACATTTGATGTCGATTCTTATGGTGCCAAAGGTGATGGAAAAAAAGATGATACAAAG GCATTCAAGAATGCGTGGAAGAAagcatgttcatccaaaacttcatctATTTTTAGGGTGTCTAAGAACAAAAAATACCTTGTATCGCCAATCAAATTTGAAGGCCCGTGCAAAGCTTCGGTCACCATGATG ATATCAGGAACTATTTTAGCATCTACAAAAGAATCGAAGTATAAGAAAGATGAAAAGCATTGGCTTAGAATCGATGAAGTTGACAACTTGGTGATCCAAGGAGGTGGTGTCATCGACGGTAATGGGGACTTTTGGTGGAATCAATCGTGCAAAGTCGATAAGAGCCTT GCTTTAACGCTCTCCAAGTGCACATCTTTGACATTGGATAACCTAACGGTTCAAAATGCCCAACAAATTCATCTATCTTTCGACACTTGTGAAAATGTGGTAGCATCAAATATTCAAGTGACCGCACCAGAACATAGCCCCAACACCGATGGAATCCATGTCACTCACACTCAAAAAATCAAAATATCCGACTCCATTATAGGAACTG GTGACGATTGTATTTCGATTGTGAATGGATCCACAAATGTTCAAGCTACTGGGATAACATGTGGCCCTGGTCATGGAATTAG TATCGGGAGCCTTGGCGAGAAAAACACAGAAGCTCATGTATCAGATATAAAAGTTGATGGAGCTACTCTCACAGGAACAACAAATGGTGTTAGAATCAAAACTTGGCAG GGAGGTTCAGGAGACGCAACCAAAATTATATTTCAAAATATCAACATGAACAATGTCTCGAACCCTATCATTATAGACCAAAGTTATTGTGATCAAGACGAACCGTGCAAAGAACAG GCGTCGGCTGTTGAAATAAAAGACGTGACCTACAAAAATATTAGTGGAACCAGTGCAGATAAAGATGCAATAATATTCAAATGCAGCAAAAGCCATCCCTGCCAAGGAGTTGTTTTGCAAGATATAAATCTTACCACAATCAACGACGATCAAGCGAAAGCCACTTGCAACAACGTTCAGATCACCTATATCGGAAGCGTTACACCTCAATGTCCGAAGAATAATGTTCAAGACTCGCAAATATTTGATGCTTAA
- the LOC139876946 gene encoding uncharacterized protein, which yields MAERGGERGGFGRGFGDRGRGGRGGDRGRGRRRAGRRDADEEKWVPVTKLGRLVKDGKITKLEEIYLHSLPIKEHQIIDQILPSLKDEVMKIMPVQKQTRAGQRTRFKAFVVVGDSNGHVGLGVKCSKEVATAIRGAIILAKLSVIPVRRGYWGNKIGKVHTVPTKVTGKCGSVTVRLVPAPRGAGIVAARVPKKVLQFAGIDDVFTSSRGSTKTLGNFVKATFDCLLKTYGFLTPDFWRETRFSRSPFQEYTDLLAKPTTKAITYVEDVADIPA from the exons ATGGCTGAAAGAGGCGGAGAACGTGGCGGTTTCGGCAGGGGATTCGGCGACCGTGGTAGAGGTGGACGTGGTGGTGACCGTGGAAGAGGTCGTCGTCGTGCCGGTCGCCGTGACGCCGACGAAGAAAAATGGGTCCCAGTCACGAAACTAGGCCGTCTCGTGAAAGACGGAAAGATAACAAAACTCGAAGAAATTTACCTTCACTCGCTTCCAATCAAGGAACACCAAATCATCGATCAAATCCTTCCGTCTTTGAAAGACGAAGTGATGAAAATTATGCCGGTTCAGAAACAGACACGAGCCGGACAACGAACCCGGTTCAAGGCGTTTGTGGTTGTTGGAGATAGTAACGGACACGTAGGATTGGGTGTTAAGTGTTCAAAGGAAGTTGCAACTGCAATTAGAGGTGCGATTATTTTGGCGAAATTATCGGTGATTCCGGTAAGGAGAGGGTATTGGGGGAATAAGATTGGGAAGGTTCATACTGTGCCGACTAAGGTGACCGGTAAATGTGGTTCGGTTACCGTTAGGTTGGTTCCGGCGCCACGTGGCGCTGGAATTGTGGCTGCTAGGGTTCCTAAAAAGGTGCTTCAGTTTGCTGGTATTGATGATGTTTTTACTTCGTCACGTGGGTCCACTAAGACCCTTGGCAACTTTGTTAAG GCTACTTTTGACTGTCTTCTTAAGACTTATGGATTCCTCACTCCGGACTTCTGGAGGGAGACAAGATTCAGCCGATCTCCATTTCAAGAGTATACCGATTTGCTGGCCAAGCCCACCACCAAGGCTATTACTTATGTTGAGGATGTTGCCGATATTCCTGCTTGA